Part of the Bacteriovorax stolpii genome, GGATAGGGCTTCTGCTGTCTGTTGTTAACGGTTACCGCAATGAGCTTATGGGTGTTGAAAACAATTTTAGGCCAAAAAGAGAATCATCTGGTAGAAGAAAAGCTACCGGAGATGAGAGCGGGCACGAAGAAGCTTACGTCTAATCTCTCTAGAGATCGATCATATACATTTTAGGAGTTCGTTATGTTCCGCAATCACTCGGCTCTAAAGCCAAACCATGCAAAAATTCACTTCGTGGGAATTGGTGGAATTGGTATGAGTGGGATCGCTGAGGTTCTATTATCTTTAGGATATAAAGTTTCAGGATCAGACGTTGCAGAATCAGCTAACGTAAAAAAATTAAGAAAGATGGGAGCTGAAGTTCACATCGGCCATAAAGCAGAAAACTTAAACGACGTAACGGTGGTTGTTCACACATCTGCAGTTAATGAAACAAACCCGGAAATGGTTCGCGCCAGAGCAGAAGGTATTCCCATTATCAGAAGAGCAGAAATGCTGGCTGAGCTGATGCGCTTAAAATACAGTCTCGCTGTTGCCGGAACTCACGGGAAAACAACAACGACATCATTTTTAGCGACGATTCTTCAAGAGTGTAAACTAGACCCGACATATATCATTGGTGGGATTGTTAAAAACCTGGATGGTCACGCGAAAGTTGGCCAATCAGATTACCTGGTGGCCGAAGCCGATGAATCAGATGGATCATTCCTTCTTTTAACTCCAGTTATGTCAGTTATCACCAATATCGACAACGATCACATGGATCACTATGGAACTGAAGAAAATCTTTTTCGCGCTTTCGTAGAGTTTGCCAATAAGATTCCTTTTTACGGTGTGGTGGCCCTGAATGCTCATGATGAAAAATTGATGAAGCTTAAGGCAGAGATGAAGCGTCCAGCAGTAACTTTTGGAATCGAGATACCGGCCGACTTCGAAGCCCGCAATATTGAATTTGGTCACTTTGACACAAGTTTTGATGTTTATTACAAAGGTGAAAAACAAGAGCGTTTTAAAATCAATCTTCCCGGACGTCACAATATCTTAAATAGTCTTGGAGCAACAGCTCTGGCATTTCATATGGGACTAAGTTTTAAAGACATTGCAAAAGCTGTTTGCAAGCTTGAAGGTGTAGGAAGACGCTTTCAACTTCTTCATAAAGAAGGATCATTTGAAGTGGTTGATGACTACGGACACCACCCGACTGAAATTGCTTCTACACTAAGAATTGTAAAAGACACACGTGCTGATTATAAAAAGATCGTGATCTTTGAACCTCACCGCTACACGCGTACGCGTGATTGTTGGGATCAGTTTCTTCACTGTTTTAATGATGCTGACCAACTTTATTTACTCCCAATCTACGCTGCCAGCGAAAACCCGCTCGATGGGATTTCAACTGAGCGCTTAATTGAAGATATCAACCGCCTTCACCCGAACTTCGCTAAGAAGATTGAAAACGTAGAAAAGCTTCCAGAAGTGATTGAATCACACAAGGGAGACAAAACAATCGTGGTCACTTTAGGTGCAGGATCAATCGGAAAAGTTGCCAGAAAATGGGCGGGCGTTGAATAAGAAGATTCAACTTTTAGTTGTGGCCCTGGTTTCCTTTGGATTGGGGGCCACAACGACCTATCTCCTGTCTTTAAAAGAACCTCAAAAACAGTCAGCCTCGCAGTTTGTAAAGTCAGACACTCAGACGGCAGAAGTCGCCAAAGAAGAAAGCCGCAAACCATTTTTTGTAAAACCAGAAGTTCATAATGAATCAGAGCAAGTAAGGAATGAAGCTGTCGCTACAGAAGAGGCAGTAAAGGCTTCAGGTGAAAAAAAGCCAGTTGATTATTTTAACCTCGCGAAAAACATCAGGGATTTTCAGGATAAAGTTTCAGCAGAAATTAGAAAGACTTTTAAGACCATCTCTTTGAGTGATGAAACTCAAAGTGCAAAAAAAGACCGCCTCAACGGCAAATACGAGATGTTCTTTGAAGAAAACAGACTCTGGTATAAAGCAGAGGTTGATGTCTCGACTGGCGAGAAACTTCATTTATTTTTCAATTACTATAACTGCGACGTCGATCGTGGAGGCAAAAAGAAAAATGAACCTCGCGATATTCTTGAACGCTGTTTTGTGATGTGGGGCTTTCTTTATTATAAACAAAATTGGGAGCAATACTCGATCTCTTCTAATTCAGATTTCTTTCTATGGAAGGATGACATGCCTTATGCTGCCCTGGAGATCGAAAACCTTGGGGATTATGCTAAGGAAAATAGCCTTCTTAAGATGATGGTTCCGATTCCAGATGATAGTGACCCGATGTATTCGCTAAATTATAGAGATGGAAAGTTTCAATGGACCAAAGGTCAGACTGTAAACTGGAGACCGGTTAACGATAAGGGCATTAAGAAATTTATGGATATGGTTAATAAGCATCAAACCGGCTGGCCCAAGCCGTAGACAATCCCACTGAAAATTCGGTAGCATGAATTCATGCTAGAAAAATTATTAAATCACCCGGACATCGTTGTTGAGATCGATAAAGATCTTAAGAAGTACTCGACTATGAGACTAGATGCTCGTGGAGATTTAATTACAGTAAAGTCTGTTGAGGGGTTAAAGTTTGCTACAAAAACTCTAACTCAAAATAAAATCGACTACCGCGTGCTGGGTTGGGGAGCTAATATTCTTCTGCCAACTAAAGCGGAGCTTCCTTATATACAACTAGATTTTGATTTCGACCGCGGAGTTTTTGAAGCTCCTCGAGATGAATACATCCTCCCAGCTTCAGTGAGCCTGGCGACACTAACCAGCCATGCGAATAAGTTTGGTCTTAAAGGATGGGAAGTTTTCACTGGAATTCCGGCCAGCCTTGGTGGCGCGATCTTTATGAACGCCGGAACAAACCTGGGTGAAATTGGAACCATTATAAAGGAAGTAAAACTCATTACGAAAAACGGAGAAGAAAAGTCGGTTATTATCGAGAAAGGCTCTTTCTCATACAGACACAATCACTTTGTTGATAAAGGTGATGTGATCTATCAAGCCCGACTGATTCACTTTGGTATTGATGCTGCTATTTCTAAAAAAATTAAAGAGTATTTAGATATGAGAACTCGCACTCAACCATTAAAAGAATGGACGTGCGGATGTATCTTTCAAAACCATCACGACAATCTCCGCGACGTGACTTGTCGGGCTGGTCTTTTTATAGATATAATGGGCCTCAAGGGTCTAACCATAAAGAATTTGCAGATTAGCCCGAAACACGCCAACTTCATGGAAAACAGAGGCGAAAGTTCATACGAAGACGTGATGGAAATGATCACTGTTCTTCAAAAAGAATTGAAACTTCAGTTTGGTGTTTCGTTTGAAACCGAAGTTGAGTATTAGCGACAGCAGCTAGGAATATTGTCAGGATGGCATTTTTTAAGTCGAAAAAATTTATTATCGCACTGGTTGTGATTGCCGTGTTGGTATTCACTAACATCGTTATTTCATCTCTCGGCCCGACAGAACAATTCAGCGCCGAACTCTCATACAGATCGAATCTTGGAAAATGTCCGACTCGCCCAGCGGGAACGATGGCCCTTCAGGTTGTAAAAACATTTGAGCAGTCGCACTCACTTCGCGATGTGAAGATGAAGATTGTTAATGAAAAGTGGAACGATAAGTATTTTGTCTCTGATTACAAAATCCAATACGATCCATTCAGCAAAGTTTTAGATTTAAACTTCAACTGTCCTGAGCCTTTAATGAAGGTTCAGATTTACAGAAAAGATAGCGCTGAGTCTTATGAAGCCATCCTTGTGGATAACGGGCAATTATATGACCCGACTTATGAGGCCCTGCTTCGATCTGAAAAGAAACTAACGCAAGATCTTCCTTACTTATCAATGCCGGTTGGGGAAATGGAAGACAAGGTCCAGGCAGATGTTACCGGCCTGGTAAAAGAAATGAGACCGGGACTTCGAAAAAAACTTTCGGAAGTCATCCTTAATGAAAATAAGGAGCTAACGATTATTCTCTCAATTAACGGGCATCCATCTAGTGTCTTTATGGGACTAGATGAGTGGAACGACAAGCTGGTAAAGCTGGATAAGATTGTGAATTATATGGAATTGAAGGAGAAAATCCCTGCCATTATCAATCTTACAAACAGCAAAAAAGTTGTTGTCAAGTTTAAGGATAAATTCTAGGATTTTTGTAGGACAGAATGACTCTGTCGTAAAATATCGCTTCTATATAGAGAAAGGATTCTCACTATGAACGACAAAAACATCATCGTAGGCCTCGATGTCGGAACAACGAAAGTTTGTACAATCGTTGGACTTCAACATCCAAATCAAGAATTAGAAATTATCGGTATCGGAACTCACCCTTCATATGGTTTGAAGAAAGGGTCAGTTGTTAATATTGATAAAACAGTACGCTCGATTCAAAACTCACTTGAAGAAGCGCGCCTGATGGCCGGAGTGAATATTGGAAGTGCGACGATCGGGATTGCCGGCAGTCACATCTACAGTTTCAACTCTTCTGGTGTTGTTGCTATTAAAGGTAAAGAGATCACTCAAGACGATGTTGACCGCGTGCTTGAAGCTGCTAAAGCAGTCGTGATTCCTTCAGATAGAGATATCCTTCACGTGATTCCTCAGGAATTTCGTGTAGACAATACAACAGGGATTAAAAACCCAATCGGTATGTGTGGTGTGAGACTAGAAGCCCACGTTCACATCGTTACCGGTTCTATTCCTCTTATTCAAAACCTGGTGAAGTGTGTTGAGCAGACAGGTATTGATGCTGAACATATTACTCTTCAACCTCTAGCTTCTTCAGAAGCAGTTCTTTCTTACGAAGAAAAAGAACTTGGTGTTGTTCTTATCGACATCGGCGGTGGAACAACTGACATCGCGGTTTGGAAAGATGGAAGTCTTATCCACTCTCAGATCATTCCTATTGGTGGAAACCATTTCACGAATGACTTAGCAGTAGCGCTTAAGATTCCTCACAATGAAGCAGAAAGAATTAAAATCAATCACGGAAGTGTTCTAGCTGAGCAGCTTAACCAATCAGCACATATCACAGTTCAAGGTATGTCTGGGACTAAGCCTCGCGAAGTTCAACTAAGTGTGATCGCAGAAGTTCTTGGCGCGCGCGCTGAAGAGCTGTTTGAAGTGATCCGTGCAATGATTGATGATAAAAAGCTAAGCGAAGAAATCGCAGGTGGATTCGTGCTAACTGGTGGTGGTGCTCTTATTAAGGGTATGCCGGAGTTAGGAGAGTACATTCTTATGAGATCATGCAAAATTGGTTTCCCTATTCCATTTGGTGGGATGACTAATATTATGCAAAACCCGAAATACTCTACAGTTCTGGGACTTCTTCTGGAAGCTGCTAAGAGAAAGCCTTATGTTCACGTTCAAGGCCAGGCATCCGCTAACAACCACAGAGTGACATTTAAAGAAAATGAAGCCCAAGGTTCAAATAGCGATCTGATTGGGAAATTAAGCGAGTCATTAAAATCAGTTTTCAAAGAAATTTTTTAAAACTTAAATTTATATAGGTCCCGTAGGAGGAATATATGTTCGAAATGACAGGTACAGATAACAGAATTAACGGTGCAAAGATTAAAGTTGTTGGAGTTGGTGGTGGTGGATGTAATGCCGTTAACACTATGATCCGCTCAGGTCTTTCGGGCGTTGAATATATTGTTGCTAACACTGATGCTCAAGCACTAAGCATCTCTCTTGCTGAAACAAAAATTCAGCTTGGTGGAACAGTAACAAAAGGTCTTGGAGCTGGAGCTAACCCAGAAATCGGGAAGAAGTCTGCTCTTGAAGACTATGAAAAAATTTCTGAAGTCCTAAAAGGCGCAGATATGGTTTTCATCACTGCAGGTATGGGTGGTGGAACAGGAACTGGAGCTGCTCCAGTAATCGCAAAACTAGCTAAAGAGCTTGGTGCTCTTACTGTTGGTGTTGTAACAAAACCATTCGTATTCGAAGGGAAAAAGAGATTCAAGCAAGCCGAAGAAGGAATCAGAAACCTTGAAGAAAGCGTAGACTCTCTTATTACAATTCCTAACCAAAGACTTCTATACCTTGCTGGAGAAAACCTTTCTCTAGTAGATACATTCAAAAAAGCTGACGAAGTTCTTCTAAATGCTGTTCGCGGTATTTCTGATCTGATCAACAATACTGGTCACATCAACGCTGACTTCGCTGACGTTTCAACTGTAATGGCAAACAAGGGTCTTGCTCTTATGGGTACTGGGGTTGCTACTGGAGCTGGGCGCGCGATTAAAGCTGCGACTGAAGCTATCAGCTCACCTCTTCTTGAAGATATCTCAATCAACGGAGCAACAGGTATCATTATCAACATCACAGGAAGTGACTCACTTTCTATGCATGAAACAAATGAAGCTGTTACACTTATTATGGAAGCGGCTGATGAAAACGCTGAAATTATTTTCGGAACTGTTATCGATAACAACTCTGGTGACGACATTAAAGTTACAGTTATCGCAACTGGACTTGGTGGACAAATCAGAGCTCATGCTGGAATGAATTCTTCTCAATCACTAGGATCATCTCAGTCGGCTCAATCAACAGCATCTTTTGCAACTCAAAACGTTCAAACATCTGCGCCGGCAACTCAGCCAGTCGTAGCTGCTGAACCACAATATGCAGCTCCGCAAAGAGAGTTCGTAGCTCCAAGAGAGTTCTCGGCTCCAGTAAGAGAGCAAGCTCCTGTTGTTCAACCATCAGCTCCAGTTATGGAAGCTCCTGTTTCTCAACCAGCAGCTACTCCTTCATACTCTTCTCAGTCATCAACAAGAGAAGAGTCTTCATCTTATCAAACTGAAGACCGTTCAGACTTTGACCGCTTTATGAGCGACAGAGCTGCTTACCACAATTCTTCAGCTCAGGAAGAAGAAGGTGGATTCTCTGCAAGAGAAGCTGCTGTTCAACCAGCTGCTCAGCAACAGCCACCATCGAGATTGATCCAGTCAATCAGAGATGCGGCTAACCGTTACGAAAACACAGGTGCACGTCCTCAGTCTCCAGTTTCATCTGGATCACAGGCCTCTGAATCAGGTGTCGGTGGAACAAATACAAGAGCTAAGTCGATTGCAGAAAAACTTGGGTTCATTAACTTCGATGAAGATGAATTCGACACACCTTCTTACCTAAGAAAAGAAGAGAAAACTGAGCAAAGACCAGCACCGAGAGATTTTAACAAGAACATCGATCTTTAATGAGAAACGTTCAGGGCCAGAACTAGTGGCTGGCCCTGAATCTCTCAATATCTTCTGCCAACTTATCTGCATCCTCTTCTAAAACATTCAACTGCACAAACGATTCGATAAAATCTTCTTCAATATTGATTTTGTAATGGGTAAGAACAAAACTTGGTGTTTGTTTATTTTTCCATAGGTGGCGCTTGAAGTGATAAACAAAGAGTCCATCCTCAGGTGTGTGGGGAGTCGTTTTTACATCTGTAATCTGCTTCCACTTGTTGTTGGCAAACGTTTTAAAATGCTCTTTGCAAAAATACATATTCTCATGTTCAATCAGGCATTTTTCACAGAACACATCTTCGCAAATCAGACATGAACCAACAGACGCAACGTCCGGGTGATTTTCACAGAAAAATTTTTCACTGACGTGTTCTTCGGAAAGCTTTCTAACTTTAACGGCAGGAGACTCAACTGTTGGAGTCAGGACAATGCGCTCTGGTTGTTGTGCTTGTGTTTGGACTGTTTTAGATAAAAGCAGTTTCACTACGACAAAAGCAATGATCCCGATTAAAAGCAGAATGATCAAAAGCAGGAACAAAATAATGGCAAAGAGATTCTCTTGTAAAAAATTGTTCATAGAATGTGAATCGTGGTTGTCGGTTTATAACCCAGGATTTGGTCAAAGTATCTTCTGACGGCCACTCTGAGTTCTTCGTTCGTCTTTTCTTCGTCTTTAAAGTTGATCTGGATAAAGTAATTTTCTAAAAAGCGCTTAAACTTTTCTTCGTTAGCGGTCACTAATGTTGGGAGACCTAAGAAGTTAAAGGAAAACTTCTCTACTTTGGCCCTGGTTGAAGTGAGTTTCAGTGAAATAAAGACTGAACCTGTTGTGGCCAGTTTGCGTCTTTCGCTGATTTTCTCTCTCTCCAGGATAATGCCTTTGCCATGAATGATAACCGGCTCGATTGTTTCTCCATCAAAGACACTGATCTTTAGGTCGTCACTGACCAAGAGCTCATCGTTGTTTAAGAAATAATGAGGAGTCGCCTTTGGGTAAGCTTCTTTGATGAAATCAATGTGCTCGCGGATGAAATAACTTTCTCCGTGAATCGGAACAATATCTGTCGGGTCATATTTCTCATAAAGCATTTTCAAATCCGTGCGCCCCGGGTGGCCGGAAACGTGGATTAACTTATCCTGAGGGGTGATCACGTGACAGCCGACTTCTGAAAGCTTATTCACCAGCAATGTGATCTTTTTCTCATTGCCAGGAATGGCCTTTGAACTTAAGACAACTGTATCTTCCGGGCGAGGTTTGTATTGAGAGTCCTCTCCAATTGAAAAGCGCCTGAAAGTTCCGCGGAAATCCCCCTGGCATCCAGAGAGAAGAACAACAATGTTTTCCTCATTAGGTGTTACACTTTCAGTCATCTTAACGACTGACTGGAAATCGGGAATCATTCCTAATTCATTAGCGGTGTTGAGATAACTAATCATTGAGCGCCCATGTGGAACAAGTTTGCGTCCATGCTTTTTTGCCATGGAAATAAAAGTCATCAGGCGGTGAATGTTAGAAGAGAAACAAGTAATGAAAAGTCTTCCCTTTGTTTCAGCAAAGATTCCGTCGATAACAGGAATTAAATCTTGTTCAGAAGGAGTTTCTTTCGTTGAACTGGTAATGTTGGTACTATCACAAAGAAGAACTCGTTTTTTTAGCATCTTTGAATGTTTAATCAGTTTATCAAAATCAAAAGGGCGCTCGTAGATTGTTTTAAAATCAATCTTGAAGTCCGAAATAAAGAAGAAACCGATTTCTTCTTTGATATCTTTAATTAAAAGTCCGACAGTTTCAGGAATCGAGTGATTGACGTGAATGGGATCAATAGTGAAGTCATTAAACCCAAGTTGATCAAAGTGACGGTATTCCGTAATCGGATGTGGGTGGCGATTAAACTCAAGTTTTTTTCTAATGAGTCCGGCCGTAAATGGTGAGGCCAGGACTTTAATCTTAGGAAATTTTTTTACAACATGGAGAACGGCTCCAATGTGGTCTTCGTGCCCGTGAGTGATCACTAGATGGCTTGGTTCAGGGATGTTGTCCAGGTTGGGAATAAGGTAATCAATGTCGAAAAAATCTTCGTAGGGAAAGAGAATGCCGGCATCAATAATAATGGTGTCTTGTTTACCTTGGATCAGGGTCATATTCGAACCGATTTGTCCGACTCCCCCGACTGGCTTTATCTTGATGCGCGGTTGTTTCATCTTTTTCCTTTGCTCTTTTTCTTTTCTACAACTTTAACTTCCTTAGCGTGGAAGAGTTGGTTAACTTTGGCCGCCAGAATACTTGCGGCGATATCAGTTTCTTCACCAACGATGAAGTCAGCGTATTGTCTTTGAGGATCGAGGTACTTTTGGTACATCGGCCTTACTGTTTCATAATACTGAGTGATGACTGAATCCAGAGATCTTCCTCTTTCTTCAACGTCGCGGTGAAGGCGGCGGATGAATCTGATGTCAGCTTCAACATGCAGGAATGTAGTGATGTCGCACATTTTACGGATCTCTTCCTGATATAGAGTAAAAATTCCTTCAAACAGTACGACCTTAGTCGGCTTGATGATGCTTGAAGTTTTAAGTCGAGCATTCTTCTTAAAGTCGTAGTGTGGGCTCTTTACTGTTTTACCTGCTCTCAGCATTTCCAGGTGCTCTTTTAAGAGATCCCAGTCAAATGCATCAGGGTGGTCGAAGTTGGGCCTTCCGGCAGAAGTGCTAAGCTCCTTAGGAGGCTTAGGAAGATAATATGAATCCATGTGCAGGACTGAAACTTCCTGATCGACGTTTTTAATGACCTTATCAGCAAAAGTTGTCTTTCCTGATCCTGATCCTCCACAAATAGAAATGATATGCACGAGAGCGCTCCTCAATTGGTTTTTTCTGTATAAAATGATAAATTAAAGGTGTTACAAAAGAAAGAAGGAAGAGGATTAATGAAGTTGATTCAAGCGCTACTTGTCGTATTCGTGACTGTGTTATTTCAAAATGCAATGGGCGCAGAAAGAATTAACATCGCTATTTCGGCCAGCCCGAACAATCTGGCACCATTTTATTCAACTGATGCCAACTCACAGAATATTAACCGCCTGGTTCATGCCTCTTTAGTGGATTTCAATGAGAAAATGCAATTTATTTGTATTGCCTGCGAAAAATACGAAGAAAAGATGAATGGGCCCAAACACGTCTTCACTTTCACTCTTCGCCCGGGGCTGACATTTTCAGACAACACGCCCGTGACAGCTGATGACGTAAAGAGGTCATATGAGTACTTTGCTAAAAATGAAAAGATCAAATCAACTTTCATGGGAGCTTACGAATCAATCGAGGCCGTTAATGTGAAAGATGCCAAAACAGTAGAGATTGTTTTTAAGAACTTCTCGCTGGAAAACCTTTCAAACCTTTCACTTCTAAAAATTGTTAAGATCAATGACCTGAATAAAGAGACGTTTGAGCCATTGGATATCATTGGCTGCGGCGATTACGTTTTAAAAGAGATTCAGCCACTGGAGATTGTGGTTGAGCCAAGAAACAAGGAAAGACCAGTTCTGGTTTTTAAAGTTGTAAAAGATGAAACAACTCTCGCTTTAAAGCTGATTAATAAAGAAATTGATCTGACAGTGGCCAATATGTCTCCAAGAAAAGTTTTCTGGCTTAAGTCTCAGCCGGGAATCAAAGTTTGGGAAATGCCGAGTGGGAACTTTCAGTTTATGGGGCTTAATCATAAGCGCGACCTATTTAAGGACATTAGAGTGAGAAAGGCCTTTTCGCTTCTTATCCCGAGAAAAGAAATCTTAGAATACAAATTAAAAAACACAGCCGTTCTTTCAATTGGTATGTTCTCCCCTGCTTTTGGCGATATGTTTGAGCCAGGAGAGGTGGAAAGAAATGATATCAACTTAGCACGAGAGCTTTTAAAAGAAGCAGGGTGGAAGAAAAACAAAAATGGCATTTTGGAAAAAGATGGAAAGCTTTTAGAAGTCGACTG contains:
- the murC gene encoding UDP-N-acetylmuramate--L-alanine ligase; translated protein: MFRNHSALKPNHAKIHFVGIGGIGMSGIAEVLLSLGYKVSGSDVAESANVKKLRKMGAEVHIGHKAENLNDVTVVVHTSAVNETNPEMVRARAEGIPIIRRAEMLAELMRLKYSLAVAGTHGKTTTTSFLATILQECKLDPTYIIGGIVKNLDGHAKVGQSDYLVAEADESDGSFLLLTPVMSVITNIDNDHMDHYGTEENLFRAFVEFANKIPFYGVVALNAHDEKLMKLKAEMKRPAVTFGIEIPADFEARNIEFGHFDTSFDVYYKGEKQERFKINLPGRHNILNSLGATALAFHMGLSFKDIAKAVCKLEGVGRRFQLLHKEGSFEVVDDYGHHPTEIASTLRIVKDTRADYKKIVIFEPHRYTRTRDCWDQFLHCFNDADQLYLLPIYAASENPLDGISTERLIEDINRLHPNFAKKIENVEKLPEVIESHKGDKTIVVTLGAGSIGKVARKWAGVE
- a CDS encoding UDP-N-acetylmuramate dehydrogenase, yielding MLEKLLNHPDIVVEIDKDLKKYSTMRLDARGDLITVKSVEGLKFATKTLTQNKIDYRVLGWGANILLPTKAELPYIQLDFDFDRGVFEAPRDEYILPASVSLATLTSHANKFGLKGWEVFTGIPASLGGAIFMNAGTNLGEIGTIIKEVKLITKNGEEKSVIIEKGSFSYRHNHFVDKGDVIYQARLIHFGIDAAISKKIKEYLDMRTRTQPLKEWTCGCIFQNHHDNLRDVTCRAGLFIDIMGLKGLTIKNLQISPKHANFMENRGESSYEDVMEMITVLQKELKLQFGVSFETEVEY
- a CDS encoding cell division protein FtsQ/DivIB, encoding MAFFKSKKFIIALVVIAVLVFTNIVISSLGPTEQFSAELSYRSNLGKCPTRPAGTMALQVVKTFEQSHSLRDVKMKIVNEKWNDKYFVSDYKIQYDPFSKVLDLNFNCPEPLMKVQIYRKDSAESYEAILVDNGQLYDPTYEALLRSEKKLTQDLPYLSMPVGEMEDKVQADVTGLVKEMRPGLRKKLSEVILNENKELTIILSINGHPSSVFMGLDEWNDKLVKLDKIVNYMELKEKIPAIINLTNSKKVVVKFKDKF
- the ftsA gene encoding cell division protein FtsA; this encodes MNDKNIIVGLDVGTTKVCTIVGLQHPNQELEIIGIGTHPSYGLKKGSVVNIDKTVRSIQNSLEEARLMAGVNIGSATIGIAGSHIYSFNSSGVVAIKGKEITQDDVDRVLEAAKAVVIPSDRDILHVIPQEFRVDNTTGIKNPIGMCGVRLEAHVHIVTGSIPLIQNLVKCVEQTGIDAEHITLQPLASSEAVLSYEEKELGVVLIDIGGGTTDIAVWKDGSLIHSQIIPIGGNHFTNDLAVALKIPHNEAERIKINHGSVLAEQLNQSAHITVQGMSGTKPREVQLSVIAEVLGARAEELFEVIRAMIDDKKLSEEIAGGFVLTGGGALIKGMPELGEYILMRSCKIGFPIPFGGMTNIMQNPKYSTVLGLLLEAAKRKPYVHVQGQASANNHRVTFKENEAQGSNSDLIGKLSESLKSVFKEIF
- a CDS encoding ribonuclease J; amino-acid sequence: MKQPRIKIKPVGGVGQIGSNMTLIQGKQDTIIIDAGILFPYEDFFDIDYLIPNLDNIPEPSHLVITHGHEDHIGAVLHVVKKFPKIKVLASPFTAGLIRKKLEFNRHPHPITEYRHFDQLGFNDFTIDPIHVNHSIPETVGLLIKDIKEEIGFFFISDFKIDFKTIYERPFDFDKLIKHSKMLKKRVLLCDSTNITSSTKETPSEQDLIPVIDGIFAETKGRLFITCFSSNIHRLMTFISMAKKHGRKLVPHGRSMISYLNTANELGMIPDFQSVVKMTESVTPNEENIVVLLSGCQGDFRGTFRRFSIGEDSQYKPRPEDTVVLSSKAIPGNEKKITLLVNKLSEVGCHVITPQDKLIHVSGHPGRTDLKMLYEKYDPTDIVPIHGESYFIREHIDFIKEAYPKATPHYFLNNDELLVSDDLKISVFDGETIEPVIIHGKGIILEREKISERRKLATTGSVFISLKLTSTRAKVEKFSFNFLGLPTLVTANEEKFKRFLENYFIQINFKDEEKTNEELRVAVRRYFDQILGYKPTTTIHIL
- the udk gene encoding uridine kinase, giving the protein MHIISICGGSGSGKTTFADKVIKNVDQEVSVLHMDSYYLPKPPKELSTSAGRPNFDHPDAFDWDLLKEHLEMLRAGKTVKSPHYDFKKNARLKTSSIIKPTKVVLFEGIFTLYQEEIRKMCDITTFLHVEADIRFIRRLHRDVEERGRSLDSVITQYYETVRPMYQKYLDPQRQYADFIVGEETDIAASILAAKVNQLFHAKEVKVVEKKKSKGKR
- a CDS encoding ABC transporter substrate-binding protein; amino-acid sequence: MKLIQALLVVFVTVLFQNAMGAERINIAISASPNNLAPFYSTDANSQNINRLVHASLVDFNEKMQFICIACEKYEEKMNGPKHVFTFTLRPGLTFSDNTPVTADDVKRSYEYFAKNEKIKSTFMGAYESIEAVNVKDAKTVEIVFKNFSLENLSNLSLLKIVKINDLNKETFEPLDIIGCGDYVLKEIQPLEIVVEPRNKERPVLVFKVVKDETTLALKLINKEIDLTVANMSPRKVFWLKSQPGIKVWEMPSGNFQFMGLNHKRDLFKDIRVRKAFSLLIPRKEILEYKLKNTAVLSIGMFSPAFGDMFEPGEVERNDINLARELLKEAGWKKNKNGILEKDGKLLEVDWKVNNNKASIEIAEVLQHYLEKEGMIVNISIQEWGTYMSAFKAGKFDIVVGQWVGFTGPDMLKFVFHSGNTPPKGGNRVGYNNPKVDAVLDQATVETNAEKRTALYKQALKMINEDYANINLWHLNIIWIGRSCLSDIKLESTGSFYPLKTLEKNCGK